A single genomic interval of Pan paniscus chromosome 18, NHGRI_mPanPan1-v2.0_pri, whole genome shotgun sequence harbors:
- the PRSS53 gene encoding serine protease 53 isoform X1 encodes MDCGAGPPSVLPSLELGRVFKPLSVVRSGDTGPRSYLGLGWDWGEVRTGICCQCDQLLSTACGQRGPGPPKPQEGNTVSGEWPWQASVRRQGAHICSGSLVADTWVLTAAHCFEKAAATELNSWSVVLGSLQREGLSPGAEEVGVAALQLPRAYNHYSQGSDLALLQLAHPTTHTPLCLPQPVHRFPFGASCWATGWDQDTSDGKCWPRLKLGEALCLPSVTVSAPNCPGFQSPLLPRSQTPALAPSLSPAPGTLRNLRLRLISRPTCNCIYNQLHQRHLSNPARPGMLCGGPQPGVQGPCQGDSGGPVLCLEPDGHWVQAGIISFASSCAQEDAPVLLTNTAAHSSWLQARVQGAAFLAQSPETPEMSDEDSCVACGSLRTAGPQAGAPSPWPWDARLMHQGQLACGGALVSEEAVLTAAHCFIGRQAPEEWSVGLGTRPEEWGLKQLILHGAYTHPEGGYDVALLLLAQPVTLGASLRPLCLPYADHHLPDGERGWVLGRARPGAGISSLQTVPVTLLGPRACSRLHAAPGGDGSPILPGMVCTSAVGELPSCEANQPAADRGPGHSQDKRMQAGKWHYCPCPPHPVMCDSRHQGRPRSPAAVGRNLPGATGAHSPPCRTGVFVDIPTPNSATKQVSQLSSSFTLSDTITPATLF; translated from the exons GTCTTCAAGCCGCTCAGCGTGGTAAGGTCTGGGGACACGGGGCCTAGGTCTTACTTGGGTCTGGGTTGGGACTGGGGTGAGGTCAGGACAGGTATCTGCTGTCAGTGTGACCAACTCCTTTCCACAGCCTGTGGACAGCGTGGCCCCGGCCCCCCCAAGCCTCAGGAGGGCAACACAGTCTCTGGCGAGTGGCCCTGGCAGGCCAGTGTGAGGAGGCAAGGAGCCCACATCTGCAGCGGCTccctggtggcagacacctggGTCCTCACTGCTGCCCACTGCTTTGAAAA GGCAGCAGCAACAGAACTGAACTCCTGGTCAGTGGTCCTGGGTTCTCTGCAGCGTGAGGGACTCAGCCCTGGGGCCGAAGAGGTGGGGGTGGCTGCCCTGCAGTTGCCCAGGGCCTATAACCACTACAGCCAGGGCTCAGACCTGGCCCTGCTGCAGCTCGCCCACCCCACGACCCACACAcccctctgcctgccccagcctgtcCATCGCTTCCCCTTTGGAGCCTCCTGCTGGGCCACTGGCTGGGATCAGGACACCAGTGATGGTAAGTGCTGGCCCAGACTGAAGCtcggagaggcactctgcttgcCCAGCGTCACAGTCTCAGCTCCCAACTGTCCTGGCTTCCAGTCTCCCTTGCTTCCCAGATCCCAGACTCCAGCCCTAGCCCCGTCTCTTTCACCAGCTCCTGGGACCCTACGCAATCTGCGCCTGCGTCTCATCAGTCGCCCCACATGTAACTGTATCTACAACCAGCTGCACCAGCGACACCTGTCCAACCCGGCCCGGCCTGGGATGCTATGTGGGGGCCcccagcctggggtgcagggCCCCTGTCAG GGAGATTCCGGGGGCCCTGTGCTGTGCCTCGAGCCTGACGGACACTGGGTTCAGGCTGGCATCATCAGCTTTGCATCAAGCTGTGCCCAGGAGGACGCTCCTGTGCTGCTGACCAACACAGCTGCTCACAGTTCCTGGCTGCAGGCTCGAGTTCAGGGGGCAGCTTTCCTGGCCCAGAGCCCAGAGACCCCGGAGATGAGTGATGAGGACAGCTGTGTAG CCTGTGGATCCTTGAGGACAGCAGGTCCCCAGGCAGGAGCACCCTCCCCATGGCCCTGGGATGCCAGGCTGATGCACCAGGGACAGCTGGCCTGTGGCGGAGCCCTGGTGTCAGAGGAGGCGGTGCTAACTGCTGCCCACTGCTTCATTGG GCGCCAGGCCCCAGAGGAATGGAGCGTAGGGCTGGGGACCAGACCGGAGGAGTGGGGCCTGAAGCAGCTCATCCTGCATGGAGCCTACACCCACCCTGAGGGGGGCTACGACGTGGCCCTCCTGCTGCTGGCCCAGCCTGTGACACTGGGAGCCAGCCTGCGGCCCCTCTGCCTGCCCTATGCTGACCACCACCTGCCTGATGGGGAGCGCGGCTGGGTTCTGGGACGGGCCCGCCCAGGAGCAG GCATCAGCTCCCTCCAGACAGTGCCCGTGACCCTCCTGGGGCCTAGGGCCTGCAGCCGGCTGCATGCAGCTCCTGGGGGTGACGGCAGCCCTATTCTGCCAGGGATGGTGTGTACCAGTGCTGTGGGTGAGCTGCCCAGCTGTGAG GCCAACCAACCAGCTGCTGACAGGGGACCTGGCCATTCTCAGGACAAGAGAATGCAGGCAGGCAAATGGCATTACTGCCCCTGTCCTCCCCACCCTGTCATGTGTGATTCCAGGCACCAGGGCAGGCCCAGAAGCCCAGCAGCTGTGGGAAGGAACCTGCCTGGGGCCACAGGTGCCCACTCCCCACCCTGCAGGACAGGGGTGTTTGTGGACATTCCCACACCCAACTCTGCTACCAAGCAGGTGTCCCAGCTTTCCTCCTCCTTTACCCTTTCAGATACAATCACGCCAGCCACGttgttttga
- the PRSS53 gene encoding serine protease 53 isoform X4 translates to MKWCWGPVLLIAGATVLMEGLQAAQRACGQRGPGPPKPQEGNTVSGEWPWQASVRRQGAHICSGSLVADTWVLTAAHCFEKAAATELNSWSVVLGSLQREGLSPGAEEVGVAALQLPRAYNHYSQGSDLALLQLAHPTTHTPLCLPQPVHRFPFGASCWATGWDQDTSDAPGTLRNLRLRLISRPTCNCIYNQLHQRHLSNPARPGMLCGGPQPGVQGPCQGDSGGPVLCLEPDGHWVQAGIISFASSCAQEDAPVLLTNTAAHSSWLQARVQGAAFLAQSPETPEMSDEDSCVACGSLRTAGPQAGAPSPWPWDARLMHQGQLACGGALVSEEAVLTAAHCFIGRQAPEEWSVGLGTRPEEWGLKQLILHGAYTHPEGGYDVALLLLAQPVTLGASLRPLCLPYADHHLPDGERGWVLGRARPGAGISSLQTVPVTLLGPRACSRLHAAPGGDGSPILPGMVCTSAVGELPSCEGLSGAPLVHEVRGTWFLAGLHSFGDACQGPARPAVFTALPAYEDWVSSLDWQVYFAEEPEPEAEPGSCLANISQPTSC, encoded by the exons ATGAAGTGGTGCTGGGGCCCAGTGCTGCTCATCGCGGGTGCCACGGTCCTCATGGAGG GTCTTCAAGCCGCTCAGCGTG CCTGTGGACAGCGTGGCCCCGGCCCCCCCAAGCCTCAGGAGGGCAACACAGTCTCTGGCGAGTGGCCCTGGCAGGCCAGTGTGAGGAGGCAAGGAGCCCACATCTGCAGCGGCTccctggtggcagacacctggGTCCTCACTGCTGCCCACTGCTTTGAAAA GGCAGCAGCAACAGAACTGAACTCCTGGTCAGTGGTCCTGGGTTCTCTGCAGCGTGAGGGACTCAGCCCTGGGGCCGAAGAGGTGGGGGTGGCTGCCCTGCAGTTGCCCAGGGCCTATAACCACTACAGCCAGGGCTCAGACCTGGCCCTGCTGCAGCTCGCCCACCCCACGACCCACACAcccctctgcctgccccagcctgtcCATCGCTTCCCCTTTGGAGCCTCCTGCTGGGCCACTGGCTGGGATCAGGACACCAGTGATG CTCCTGGGACCCTACGCAATCTGCGCCTGCGTCTCATCAGTCGCCCCACATGTAACTGTATCTACAACCAGCTGCACCAGCGACACCTGTCCAACCCGGCCCGGCCTGGGATGCTATGTGGGGGCCcccagcctggggtgcagggCCCCTGTCAG GGAGATTCCGGGGGCCCTGTGCTGTGCCTCGAGCCTGACGGACACTGGGTTCAGGCTGGCATCATCAGCTTTGCATCAAGCTGTGCCCAGGAGGACGCTCCTGTGCTGCTGACCAACACAGCTGCTCACAGTTCCTGGCTGCAGGCTCGAGTTCAGGGGGCAGCTTTCCTGGCCCAGAGCCCAGAGACCCCGGAGATGAGTGATGAGGACAGCTGTGTAG CCTGTGGATCCTTGAGGACAGCAGGTCCCCAGGCAGGAGCACCCTCCCCATGGCCCTGGGATGCCAGGCTGATGCACCAGGGACAGCTGGCCTGTGGCGGAGCCCTGGTGTCAGAGGAGGCGGTGCTAACTGCTGCCCACTGCTTCATTGG GCGCCAGGCCCCAGAGGAATGGAGCGTAGGGCTGGGGACCAGACCGGAGGAGTGGGGCCTGAAGCAGCTCATCCTGCATGGAGCCTACACCCACCCTGAGGGGGGCTACGACGTGGCCCTCCTGCTGCTGGCCCAGCCTGTGACACTGGGAGCCAGCCTGCGGCCCCTCTGCCTGCCCTATGCTGACCACCACCTGCCTGATGGGGAGCGCGGCTGGGTTCTGGGACGGGCCCGCCCAGGAGCAG GCATCAGCTCCCTCCAGACAGTGCCCGTGACCCTCCTGGGGCCTAGGGCCTGCAGCCGGCTGCATGCAGCTCCTGGGGGTGACGGCAGCCCTATTCTGCCAGGGATGGTGTGTACCAGTGCTGTGGGTGAGCTGCCCAGCTGTGAG GGCCTGTCTGGGGCACCACTGGTGCATGAGGTGAGGGGCACATGGTTCCTGGCCGGGCTGCACAGCTTCGGAGATGCTTGCCAAGGCCCCGCCAGGCCGGCGGTCTTCACCGCGCTCCCTGCCTATGAGGACTGGGTCAGCAGTTTGGACTGGCAGGTCTACTTCGCCGAGGAACCAGAGCCCGAGGCTGAGCCTGGAagctgcctggccaacataa GCCAACCAACCAGCTGCTGA
- the PRSS53 gene encoding serine protease 53 isoform X2 — translation MDCGAGPPSVLPSLELGRVFKPLSVVRSGDTGPRSYLGLGWDWGEVRTGICCQCDQLLSTACGQRGPGPPKPQEGNTVSGEWPWQASVRRQGAHICSGSLVADTWVLTAAHCFEKAAATELNSWSVVLGSLQREGLSPGAEEVGVAALQLPRAYNHYSQGSDLALLQLAHPTTHTPLCLPQPVHRFPFGASCWATGWDQDTSDGKCWPRLKLGEALCLPSVTVSAPNCPGFQSPLLPRSQTPALAPSLSPAPGTLRNLRLRLISRPTCNCIYNQLHQRHLSNPARPGMLCGGPQPGVQGPCQGDSGGPVLCLEPDGHWVQAGIISFASSCAQEDAPVLLTNTAAHSSWLQARVQGAAFLAQSPETPEMSDEDSCVACGSLRTAGPQAGAPSPWPWDARLMHQGQLACGGALVSEEAVLTAAHCFIGRQAPEEWSVGLGTRPEEWGLKQLILHGAYTHPEGGYDVALLLLAQPVTLGASLRPLCLPYADHHLPDGERGWVLGRARPGAGISSLQTVPVTLLGPRACSRLHAAPGGDGSPILPGMVCTSAVGELPSCEGLSGAPLVHEVRGTWFLAGLHSFGDACQGPARPAVFTALPAYEDWVSSLDWQVYFAEEPEPEAEPGSCLANISMWPRGLLPNPASPGPFSLQ, via the exons GTCTTCAAGCCGCTCAGCGTGGTAAGGTCTGGGGACACGGGGCCTAGGTCTTACTTGGGTCTGGGTTGGGACTGGGGTGAGGTCAGGACAGGTATCTGCTGTCAGTGTGACCAACTCCTTTCCACAGCCTGTGGACAGCGTGGCCCCGGCCCCCCCAAGCCTCAGGAGGGCAACACAGTCTCTGGCGAGTGGCCCTGGCAGGCCAGTGTGAGGAGGCAAGGAGCCCACATCTGCAGCGGCTccctggtggcagacacctggGTCCTCACTGCTGCCCACTGCTTTGAAAA GGCAGCAGCAACAGAACTGAACTCCTGGTCAGTGGTCCTGGGTTCTCTGCAGCGTGAGGGACTCAGCCCTGGGGCCGAAGAGGTGGGGGTGGCTGCCCTGCAGTTGCCCAGGGCCTATAACCACTACAGCCAGGGCTCAGACCTGGCCCTGCTGCAGCTCGCCCACCCCACGACCCACACAcccctctgcctgccccagcctgtcCATCGCTTCCCCTTTGGAGCCTCCTGCTGGGCCACTGGCTGGGATCAGGACACCAGTGATGGTAAGTGCTGGCCCAGACTGAAGCtcggagaggcactctgcttgcCCAGCGTCACAGTCTCAGCTCCCAACTGTCCTGGCTTCCAGTCTCCCTTGCTTCCCAGATCCCAGACTCCAGCCCTAGCCCCGTCTCTTTCACCAGCTCCTGGGACCCTACGCAATCTGCGCCTGCGTCTCATCAGTCGCCCCACATGTAACTGTATCTACAACCAGCTGCACCAGCGACACCTGTCCAACCCGGCCCGGCCTGGGATGCTATGTGGGGGCCcccagcctggggtgcagggCCCCTGTCAG GGAGATTCCGGGGGCCCTGTGCTGTGCCTCGAGCCTGACGGACACTGGGTTCAGGCTGGCATCATCAGCTTTGCATCAAGCTGTGCCCAGGAGGACGCTCCTGTGCTGCTGACCAACACAGCTGCTCACAGTTCCTGGCTGCAGGCTCGAGTTCAGGGGGCAGCTTTCCTGGCCCAGAGCCCAGAGACCCCGGAGATGAGTGATGAGGACAGCTGTGTAG CCTGTGGATCCTTGAGGACAGCAGGTCCCCAGGCAGGAGCACCCTCCCCATGGCCCTGGGATGCCAGGCTGATGCACCAGGGACAGCTGGCCTGTGGCGGAGCCCTGGTGTCAGAGGAGGCGGTGCTAACTGCTGCCCACTGCTTCATTGG GCGCCAGGCCCCAGAGGAATGGAGCGTAGGGCTGGGGACCAGACCGGAGGAGTGGGGCCTGAAGCAGCTCATCCTGCATGGAGCCTACACCCACCCTGAGGGGGGCTACGACGTGGCCCTCCTGCTGCTGGCCCAGCCTGTGACACTGGGAGCCAGCCTGCGGCCCCTCTGCCTGCCCTATGCTGACCACCACCTGCCTGATGGGGAGCGCGGCTGGGTTCTGGGACGGGCCCGCCCAGGAGCAG GCATCAGCTCCCTCCAGACAGTGCCCGTGACCCTCCTGGGGCCTAGGGCCTGCAGCCGGCTGCATGCAGCTCCTGGGGGTGACGGCAGCCCTATTCTGCCAGGGATGGTGTGTACCAGTGCTGTGGGTGAGCTGCCCAGCTGTGAG GGCCTGTCTGGGGCACCACTGGTGCATGAGGTGAGGGGCACATGGTTCCTGGCCGGGCTGCACAGCTTCGGAGATGCTTGCCAAGGCCCCGCCAGGCCGGCGGTCTTCACCGCGCTCCCTGCCTATGAGGACTGGGTCAGCAGTTTGGACTGGCAGGTCTACTTCGCCGAGGAACCAGAGCCCGAGGCTGAGCCTGGAagctgcctggccaacataagtATGTGGCCCCGGGGCCTCCTGCCAAACCCTGCCTCTCCAGGACCCTTCTCTCTCCAGTGA
- the PRSS53 gene encoding serine protease 53 isoform X3: MDCGAGPPSVLPSLELGRVFKPLSVVRSGDTGPRSYLGLGWDWGEVRTGICCQCDQLLSTACGQRGPGPPKPQEGNTVSGEWPWQASVRRQGAHICSGSLVADTWVLTAAHCFEKAAATELNSWSVVLGSLQREGLSPGAEEVGVAALQLPRAYNHYSQGSDLALLQLAHPTTHTPLCLPQPVHRFPFGASCWATGWDQDTSDAPGTLRNLRLRLISRPTCNCIYNQLHQRHLSNPARPGMLCGGPQPGVQGPCQGDSGGPVLCLEPDGHWVQAGIISFASSCAQEDAPVLLTNTAAHSSWLQARVQGAAFLAQSPETPEMSDEDSCVACGSLRTAGPQAGAPSPWPWDARLMHQGQLACGGALVSEEAVLTAAHCFIGRQAPEEWSVGLGTRPEEWGLKQLILHGAYTHPEGGYDVALLLLAQPVTLGASLRPLCLPYADHHLPDGERGWVLGRARPGAGISSLQTVPVTLLGPRACSRLHAAPGGDGSPILPGMVCTSAVGELPSCEGLSGAPLVHEVRGTWFLAGLHSFGDACQGPARPAVFTALPAYEDWVSSLDWQVYFAEEPEPEAEPGSCLANISMWPRGLLPNPASPGPFSLQ; encoded by the exons GTCTTCAAGCCGCTCAGCGTGGTAAGGTCTGGGGACACGGGGCCTAGGTCTTACTTGGGTCTGGGTTGGGACTGGGGTGAGGTCAGGACAGGTATCTGCTGTCAGTGTGACCAACTCCTTTCCACAGCCTGTGGACAGCGTGGCCCCGGCCCCCCCAAGCCTCAGGAGGGCAACACAGTCTCTGGCGAGTGGCCCTGGCAGGCCAGTGTGAGGAGGCAAGGAGCCCACATCTGCAGCGGCTccctggtggcagacacctggGTCCTCACTGCTGCCCACTGCTTTGAAAA GGCAGCAGCAACAGAACTGAACTCCTGGTCAGTGGTCCTGGGTTCTCTGCAGCGTGAGGGACTCAGCCCTGGGGCCGAAGAGGTGGGGGTGGCTGCCCTGCAGTTGCCCAGGGCCTATAACCACTACAGCCAGGGCTCAGACCTGGCCCTGCTGCAGCTCGCCCACCCCACGACCCACACAcccctctgcctgccccagcctgtcCATCGCTTCCCCTTTGGAGCCTCCTGCTGGGCCACTGGCTGGGATCAGGACACCAGTGATG CTCCTGGGACCCTACGCAATCTGCGCCTGCGTCTCATCAGTCGCCCCACATGTAACTGTATCTACAACCAGCTGCACCAGCGACACCTGTCCAACCCGGCCCGGCCTGGGATGCTATGTGGGGGCCcccagcctggggtgcagggCCCCTGTCAG GGAGATTCCGGGGGCCCTGTGCTGTGCCTCGAGCCTGACGGACACTGGGTTCAGGCTGGCATCATCAGCTTTGCATCAAGCTGTGCCCAGGAGGACGCTCCTGTGCTGCTGACCAACACAGCTGCTCACAGTTCCTGGCTGCAGGCTCGAGTTCAGGGGGCAGCTTTCCTGGCCCAGAGCCCAGAGACCCCGGAGATGAGTGATGAGGACAGCTGTGTAG CCTGTGGATCCTTGAGGACAGCAGGTCCCCAGGCAGGAGCACCCTCCCCATGGCCCTGGGATGCCAGGCTGATGCACCAGGGACAGCTGGCCTGTGGCGGAGCCCTGGTGTCAGAGGAGGCGGTGCTAACTGCTGCCCACTGCTTCATTGG GCGCCAGGCCCCAGAGGAATGGAGCGTAGGGCTGGGGACCAGACCGGAGGAGTGGGGCCTGAAGCAGCTCATCCTGCATGGAGCCTACACCCACCCTGAGGGGGGCTACGACGTGGCCCTCCTGCTGCTGGCCCAGCCTGTGACACTGGGAGCCAGCCTGCGGCCCCTCTGCCTGCCCTATGCTGACCACCACCTGCCTGATGGGGAGCGCGGCTGGGTTCTGGGACGGGCCCGCCCAGGAGCAG GCATCAGCTCCCTCCAGACAGTGCCCGTGACCCTCCTGGGGCCTAGGGCCTGCAGCCGGCTGCATGCAGCTCCTGGGGGTGACGGCAGCCCTATTCTGCCAGGGATGGTGTGTACCAGTGCTGTGGGTGAGCTGCCCAGCTGTGAG GGCCTGTCTGGGGCACCACTGGTGCATGAGGTGAGGGGCACATGGTTCCTGGCCGGGCTGCACAGCTTCGGAGATGCTTGCCAAGGCCCCGCCAGGCCGGCGGTCTTCACCGCGCTCCCTGCCTATGAGGACTGGGTCAGCAGTTTGGACTGGCAGGTCTACTTCGCCGAGGAACCAGAGCCCGAGGCTGAGCCTGGAagctgcctggccaacataagtATGTGGCCCCGGGGCCTCCTGCCAAACCCTGCCTCTCCAGGACCCTTCTCTCTCCAGTGA